The following are from one region of the Luteimonas sp. MC1572 genome:
- a CDS encoding lipopolysaccharide assembly protein LapA domain-containing protein, producing MRPFRILFALACLAAGVAVGALNPQVVAVDFGIATLRPTLGVALLATLLLGAILGGMAIVASVVLPLQQRLRRARATPTDAS from the coding sequence ATGCGTCCTTTCCGAATCCTGTTCGCCCTTGCATGCCTCGCCGCAGGCGTTGCCGTGGGTGCGCTCAACCCGCAAGTGGTCGCCGTGGACTTCGGCATCGCCACGCTGCGCCCGACCCTCGGGGTCGCGCTGCTGGCCACGCTGCTGCTTGGCGCCATCCTTGGCGGAATGGCGATCGTGGCCTCCGTTGTCCTGCCGCTGCAGCAGCGCCTGCGCCGCGCGCGCGCCACCCCCACCGACGCGAGCTGA
- the rpsA gene encoding 30S ribosomal protein S1, whose translation MTESFAELFEQSEAALGKLKPGSIVTGVVIQVRTDVVVINAGLKSEGIVPIEQFRNDAGEIDVAEGDIVKVALDSLENGFGETVLSREKAKRAMVWDELEEALEKNETITGRISGKVKGGFTVDIKDVRAFLPGSLVDVRPVRDPVYLEGKELEFKLIKLDRKRNNVVVSRRAVVESEHSEEREQLMEKLVEGAVLKGVVKNLTDYGAFVDLGGIDGLLHITDMAWKRVRHPSEVVEVGAELDVRVLKYDRERNRVSLGLKQLGEDPWDNIARRYPSNTRVFGKVSNVTDYGAFVEIEPGVEGLVHVSEMDWTNKNVNPQKVVQVGDELEVMVLDVDEERRRISLGIKQVTSNPWETFAAIHKKGDKVDGQIKSITDFGIFIGLDGGIDGLIHLSDMSWNTSGEDVARNLKKGDTLEAVVLAVDPERERISLGVKQLEQDPFGQFMAAHPRGTKVTGTVREVDAKGAIIDIADGVEGYVAARDISDERIDDASQHLKVGETIEAKFTGMDRKGRTLQLSIRAKDEAEVADTLAEYNRAASDASSGTTKLGALLREQLDSKSE comes from the coding sequence ATGACCGAATCATTTGCTGAACTGTTTGAACAGAGCGAGGCCGCCCTCGGCAAGCTGAAGCCGGGCTCCATCGTCACCGGCGTCGTGATCCAGGTGCGGACCGACGTGGTGGTGATCAACGCCGGCCTCAAGTCCGAAGGCATCGTGCCGATCGAACAGTTCCGTAACGACGCCGGCGAGATCGACGTCGCCGAGGGCGACATCGTCAAGGTCGCGCTCGACTCCCTCGAGAACGGCTTCGGCGAGACCGTGCTGTCGCGCGAGAAAGCCAAGCGCGCCATGGTGTGGGACGAGCTCGAGGAAGCGCTCGAGAAGAACGAGACCATCACCGGCCGCATCAGCGGCAAGGTCAAGGGCGGTTTCACCGTCGACATCAAGGACGTCCGCGCGTTCCTGCCGGGCTCGCTGGTCGACGTGCGCCCGGTACGCGACCCGGTGTACCTGGAAGGCAAGGAGCTCGAGTTCAAGCTCATCAAGCTCGACCGCAAGCGCAACAACGTGGTCGTCTCCCGCCGTGCGGTGGTCGAGAGCGAGCACTCGGAAGAGCGCGAGCAGCTGATGGAGAAGCTGGTCGAGGGCGCCGTGCTGAAGGGTGTCGTCAAGAACCTGACCGACTACGGCGCGTTCGTGGACCTGGGTGGCATCGACGGCCTGCTGCACATCACCGACATGGCCTGGAAGCGCGTGCGCCATCCGTCCGAAGTCGTGGAAGTGGGCGCCGAGCTCGACGTCCGCGTGCTGAAGTACGACCGCGAGCGCAACCGCGTCAGCCTGGGCCTGAAGCAGCTGGGCGAGGATCCGTGGGACAACATCGCCCGCCGCTACCCGTCCAACACCCGCGTGTTCGGCAAGGTCTCCAACGTCACCGATTACGGCGCGTTCGTCGAGATCGAGCCGGGCGTCGAAGGCCTGGTGCACGTGTCCGAGATGGACTGGACCAACAAGAACGTCAACCCGCAGAAGGTCGTGCAGGTGGGTGACGAACTCGAGGTCATGGTGCTCGACGTCGACGAAGAGCGTCGCCGCATCTCGCTGGGCATCAAGCAGGTCACGTCCAACCCGTGGGAGACCTTCGCGGCCATCCACAAGAAGGGCGACAAGGTCGACGGCCAGATCAAGTCGATCACCGACTTCGGCATCTTCATCGGCCTGGACGGCGGCATCGACGGCCTGATCCACCTGTCCGACATGAGCTGGAACACCAGCGGCGAAGACGTGGCGCGCAACCTCAAGAAGGGCGACACGCTGGAAGCCGTGGTGCTGGCGGTGGACCCGGAACGCGAGCGCATCAGCCTGGGCGTCAAGCAGCTCGAGCAGGATCCGTTCGGCCAGTTCATGGCGGCGCACCCGCGTGGCACCAAGGTCACCGGCACTGTCCGCGAAGTCGACGCCAAGGGCGCCATCATCGACATCGCCGACGGCGTGGAAGGCTACGTGGCCGCGCGCGACATCTCCGATGAGCGCATCGACGACGCCAGCCAGCACCTGAAGGTGGGCGAGACGATCGAGGCCAAGTTCACCGGCATGGACCGCAAGGGCCGCACGCTGCAGCTGTCGATCCGCGCCAAGGACGAGGCCGAAGTGGCCGACACCCTGGCCGAGTACAACCGCGCCGCGTCGGATGCCTCCAGTGGCACGACCAAGCTCGGTGCCCTGCTGCGCGAGCAGCTGGACAGCAAGTCCGAGTAA
- a CDS encoding integration host factor subunit beta yields MTKSELIEILTQRQGHLKADDVDLAVKSLLEMMGGSLATGERIEVRGFGSFSLHYRPPRTGRNPKTGDAVALPGKHVPHFKPGKELRERVSDVMPLPPED; encoded by the coding sequence ATGACCAAGTCCGAACTGATCGAAATCCTCACCCAGCGCCAGGGGCACCTGAAGGCCGACGACGTCGACCTCGCGGTGAAGTCGCTGCTGGAGATGATGGGCGGCTCGCTGGCCACCGGCGAACGCATCGAAGTGCGCGGTTTCGGCAGCTTCTCCCTGCATTACCGTCCACCCCGCACCGGGCGCAATCCCAAGACCGGTGATGCCGTGGCATTGCCCGGCAAGCATGTCCCACACTTCAAGCCCGGCAAGGAGCTTCGCGAGCGCGTCAGCGACGTGATGCCATTGCCTCCCGAGGACTGA
- the cmk gene encoding (d)CMP kinase, with product MTQDAIPVLTIDGPSGSGKGTISRAVAGRLGWHYLDSGALYRAIGVAAGWADLDLDDGGALVRCAFDTDIGFRDDDRGELRVLVNGHDATDELRTETAGAAASAIAAIPEVRAALKERQRVFRKPPGLVADGRDMGTVIFPDAATKVFLTASAEERAERRYKQLKDKGVSVTLDGLLREILARDARDANRAVAPLRPAEDAVRIDTTGLGIETVVERVLALVPVRAG from the coding sequence ATGACCCAGGACGCCATACCCGTATTGACGATCGACGGACCTTCGGGCTCCGGCAAGGGCACGATCAGCCGCGCGGTGGCGGGCAGGCTGGGCTGGCACTACCTGGATTCCGGCGCACTGTACCGCGCCATCGGCGTGGCCGCGGGCTGGGCCGACCTCGATCTGGACGACGGTGGTGCGCTGGTGCGCTGCGCATTCGACACCGACATCGGCTTCCGCGACGACGACCGCGGCGAGCTGCGCGTGCTCGTGAACGGCCACGACGCCACCGACGAGCTGCGCACGGAAACCGCCGGAGCCGCGGCCTCGGCGATTGCAGCCATCCCCGAAGTCCGCGCGGCCCTCAAGGAGCGCCAGCGGGTGTTCCGCAAGCCGCCGGGCCTGGTTGCCGACGGTCGTGACATGGGCACCGTGATCTTTCCGGATGCGGCGACCAAGGTGTTCCTCACCGCAAGCGCAGAGGAGAGGGCGGAAAGGCGCTATAAGCAGTTGAAGGACAAGGGGGTTTCTGTTACGTTAGATGGTCTGCTGCGAGAGATTCTCGCCCGCGACGCCCGCGATGCCAATCGCGCGGTGGCGCCGCTGCGGCCGGCCGAAGACGCCGTCCGCATCGACACCACCGGCCTTGGCATCGAAACGGTCGTCGAGCGCGTCCTGGCCCTGGTGCCGGTGCGCGCGGGCTGA
- the ykgO gene encoding type B 50S ribosomal protein L36, which translates to MKVLSSLKSAKTRHRDCKVVRRRGKIFVICKSNPRFKARQR; encoded by the coding sequence ATGAAGGTCCTGTCCTCACTCAAGTCGGCGAAGACCCGCCACCGCGACTGCAAGGTCGTTCGTCGTCGCGGCAAGATCTTCGTGATCTGCAAGTCCAACCCGCGCTTCAAGGCCCGCCAGCGCTGA